In Mycteria americana isolate JAX WOST 10 ecotype Jacksonville Zoo and Gardens chromosome 3, USCA_MyAme_1.0, whole genome shotgun sequence, a single genomic region encodes these proteins:
- the KBTBD11 gene encoding kelch repeat and BTB domain-containing protein 11 produces the protein MEGSGAAEEEESGAGHGAPPPPPPPTPAAPCGFSSSLCFSASAAEPQPPAGGGRVVESQWEINNAACQPEEEEEEAVGTRERPTEEPDLVIEVSGRRIRAHKSVLAAKSDYFRARASRDVLRVKGVSYGALRLLIDYVYTARMGEVRHDNLAEVVSGARVLQMPCALHCAAEAMRAQLCLDNCYQLLCLAKKQRLAELREAAYRFMSDHYLEVLREPSVYGRLSGTERDLILQRRMEAGRPCLLVAEVSDAFERPGGSSRPQSRESSRPQSPSSVVSLEESGSLIHCYQEASGEWRVLTRLPEEANAKGCAMCVLHNYLFLAGGIVAGPAGGEPRARLSDKVFCYNPLTDTWSQVRPLAQPRSQLKLLALDGYLYAVGGECLFTVERYDPRADRWSPVAPLPKGAFAVAHEATTCNGEIYVSGGSLFYRLLKYDPKRDEWQECPYNSSRRRSADMVAFKSFIYRFDVSSSRGGEQGPGGGTGGGVEVFRYNTVAKRWSQCASLRPSGGPIQPFRCAPLGNTIYCVNRTGTLRFSLAQDGEVEADGGLKGTFDGELLKAPLDAKGVLLPFVLTLPERFDKAGDQEGSLPL, from the coding sequence ATGgagggcagcggcgcggcggaggaggaggagagcggggcCGGCCacggcgccccgccgccgccgcccccgcccacCCCGGCCGCCCCCTGCGGCTTCAGctcctccctctgcttcagcGCCAGCGCTGCCGAGCCGCagccgcccgccggcggcggcaggGTGGTGGAGAGCCAGTGGGAGATCAACAACGCCGCCTGCcagccggaggaggaggaagaggaggcggtGGGGACGCGGGAGCGGCCGACGGAGGAGCCCGACCTGGTGATCGAGGTGTCGGGGCGTCGCATCCGGGCGCACAAGTCGGTGCTGGCGGCCAAGAGTGACTATTTCCGTGCCCGCGCCTCACGGGACGTCCTGCGGGTGAAGGGGGTGAGCTACGGCGCGCTGCGGCTTCTCATCGACTACGTGTACACGGCCCGCATGGGCGAGGTGCGGCACGACAACCTGGCCGAGGTGGTGAGCGGCGCCCGCGTCCTCCAGATGCCTTGTGCCCTGCACTGTGCCGCCGAGGCCATGCGCGCCCAGCTCTGCCTCGACAACTGCTAccagctcctctgcctggccAAGAAGCAGCGGCTAGCGGAGCTGCGGGAGGCCGCCTACCGCTTCATGAGCGACCACTACCTGGAGGTGCTGCGGGAGCCCAGCGTCTATGGCCGCCTCAGTGGCACTGAGCGGGACCTCATCCTGCAGCGGCGCATGGAGGCCGGCCGGCCCTGCTTGCTGGTGGCCGAGGTCAGCGATGCCTTCGAGCGGCCGGGTGGCAGCAGCCGGCCACAGAGCCGCGAGAGCAGCCGACCACAGAGCCCCTCCTCCGTGGTGTCGCTGGAGGAGAGTGGCTCTCTCATCCACTGCTACCAGGAGGCCAGTGGTGAGTGGAGGGTGCTGACACGCCTGCCCGAGGAGGCCAATGCCAAGGGCTGTGCCATGTGTGTCCTCCACAACTACCTCTTCCTAGCAGGGGGCATTGTGGCAGGGCCGGCAGGTGGTGAGCCTCGGGCCCGCCTCTCTGACAAGGTCTTCTGCTACAACCCCCTCACTGACACCTGGAGCCAGGTGCGGCCGCTGGCTCAGCCCCGCTCGCAGCTCAAGCTGCTGGCCCTGGACGGTTACCTCTATGCTGTGGGGGGCGAGTGCCTCTTCACCGTGGAGAGGTACGACCCACGTGCTGACCGCTGGAGCCCTGTGGCACCTCTGCCCAAAGGTGCCTTTGCCGTGGCTCATGAGGCCACCACCTGCAATGGGGAGATCTATGTGTCGGGAGGCTCCCTCTTCTACCGCCTGCTCAAGTATGACCCCAAGCGTGATGAGTGGCAGGAGTGCCCTTACAACAGCAGCCGCCGGCGCTCCGCTGACATGGTGGCCTTCAAGAGCTTCATCTACCGCTTCGACGTGAGCAGCAGCCGCGGTGGGGAGCAGGGCCCAGGCGGCGGGACTGGCGGTGGTGTCGAAGTTTTCCGGTACAACACGGTGGCCAAGCGCTGGAGCCAGTGTGCCAGCCTGCGGCCCAGTGGTGGCCCCATCCAGCCCTTCCGCTGCGCCCCCTTGGGCAACACCATCTACTGCGTCAACCGGACCGGCACCCTCCGCTTCAGCCTAGCCCAGGATGGTGAGGTGGAAGCGGATGGCGGGCTAAAGGGCACCTTTGACGGGGAGCTTCTTAAAGCCCCCTTGGATGCCAAGGGTGTCCTCCTACCCTTTGTGCTCACCCTGCCCGAGAGATTTGACAAAGCGGGGGACCAGGAGGGCTCCCTCCCGCTGTGA